From the Lathyrus oleraceus cultivar Zhongwan6 chromosome 4, CAAS_Psat_ZW6_1.0, whole genome shotgun sequence genome, one window contains:
- the LOC127076497 gene encoding CASP-like protein 3A1 has protein sequence MSEQKTASIESSGTLTMSGPLVGATEKTTRRRRTEAMQLILRALCMATSVVSLSLMITAEQNNSVSIYGFRLPVHSKWSFSPSYEFVVGVSVAVTAHSLLQLLIGTSRFLRASSVIPSRNHAWVLFAGDQAFAYALMSAGSAASGVTNLNRTGIRHTPLPNFCKPLHKFCDHVAISIAFTFISCFLLATSAVHDVIWLTQH, from the exons ATGAGTGAGCAGAAAACAGCCTCTATAGAAAGCAGTGGCACACTCACAATGAGTGGCCCCCTCGTCGGAGCCACCGAGAAAACCACCCGGCGTCGGAGAACGGAGGCGATGCAGCTGATTCTTCGAGCTTTGTGCATGGCAACCTCTGTTGTTTCTCTGTCATTAATGATCACAGCCGAACAAAACAACTCTGTTTCCATCTATGGCTTTCGTTTGCCTGTCCATTCCAAATGGTCTTTCTCTCCATCTTACGA atttgttgttggggtttctGTAGCTGTGACAGCTCACTCTTTGCTGCAACTACTCATTGGCACATCAAGATTTCTTAGGGCTTCTTCTGTGATTCCTTCAAGAAACCATGCATGGGTTCTTTTTGCTGGGGATCAG GCTTTTGCTTATGCGTTGATGAGTGCTGGATCTGCCGCATCTGGAGTAACCAATCTGAATCGGACAGGAATTAGACATACACCTCTGCCAAATTTTTGCAAACCTTTGCACAAGTTTTGTGACCATGTTGCCATCTCAATAGCTTTCACTTTCATCAGCTGTTTCTTGCTTGCCACGTCTGCTGTCCATGATGTAATATGGCTCACTCAACACTGA